From a single Streptomyces sp. NBC_00377 genomic region:
- the tkt gene encoding transketolase, which yields MTTHETDLATGTQSTRPEAPAEAASDTPTGSPSSPHPTLPEGMGDLDRRAIDTARVLAMDAVQKAGNGHPGTAMSMAPTAYLLFQKWLRHDPSDPNWVGRDRFVLSMGHSSLTLYIQLFLSGYGLELSDLQALRTWGSLTPGHPEVNHTPGVETTTGPLGQGVANAVGMAMAARRERGLLDPHAPRGESVFDHMIWAFASDGDLEEGVSGEASSLAGTQELGNLVLVYDANRISIEDNTDIAFTEDVGKRYEAYGWHVQHVDDGEDLAAVDRALAAARAETGRPSMIVLRTIIGWPSPNKQNTGAAHGSALGEDEVRATKEILGFDPDTTFEVAPEVLEHARRVAERGQEEHAKWQQAFDAWRDHHPEGAALLERLTTRTLPEGWADNLPAFEADPKGVATRKASGEVLAALYPALPELWGGSADLAESNNTAVKGEASFLPADRQTKMWSGGPYGRTLHFGVREHAMGAIMNGIALHGGTRVYGGTFLTFSDYMRGAVRLAALMQLPVTYVWTHDSIGLGEDGPTHQPVEHYAALRAIPGLDFVRPADANETVVAWRTILEHNDRPAGLSLSRQNLPVFDRTQFASAEGVARGGYTLAEASGGTPEVILMATGSEVQIAVAAREALEADGIPTRVVSLPCWEWFAAQDRTYREHVLPPTVRARVSVEAGVPMGWREFVGDAGRIVGLNHYGASAAYTVLYEQFGLTADAVVAAARESLAAAEAPPVAPTGPDSAGVLHTPTGDR from the coding sequence ATGACCACCCACGAGACAGACCTCGCCACGGGGACGCAGAGCACCCGCCCCGAGGCGCCCGCCGAAGCCGCGAGCGACACGCCCACCGGCAGCCCTTCCTCGCCGCACCCCACCCTGCCGGAGGGGATGGGTGATCTCGACCGGCGCGCGATCGACACCGCGCGCGTGCTGGCGATGGACGCCGTACAGAAGGCGGGCAACGGCCACCCCGGCACCGCGATGAGTATGGCTCCCACGGCTTACCTGCTGTTTCAGAAGTGGCTGCGCCACGACCCGAGTGATCCCAACTGGGTCGGGCGCGACCGCTTCGTCCTGTCGATGGGGCACTCCAGCCTCACCTTGTACATCCAGCTCTTCCTCTCGGGCTACGGCCTGGAACTCTCCGATCTTCAGGCCCTGCGCACCTGGGGGTCCCTGACCCCGGGCCACCCCGAGGTCAACCACACACCGGGTGTGGAGACGACGACCGGGCCGCTGGGCCAGGGCGTCGCCAACGCCGTCGGTATGGCGATGGCCGCCCGCCGGGAGCGCGGCCTGCTGGACCCACACGCTCCCCGGGGCGAGAGCGTGTTCGATCACATGATCTGGGCGTTCGCCTCCGACGGCGACCTGGAGGAGGGCGTCAGCGGCGAGGCGTCGTCGCTGGCCGGCACCCAGGAACTGGGAAACCTCGTCCTGGTCTACGACGCCAACCGGATCTCGATCGAGGACAACACCGACATCGCGTTCACCGAGGACGTCGGCAAGCGGTACGAGGCATACGGCTGGCACGTGCAGCACGTCGACGACGGCGAGGACCTGGCCGCGGTCGACCGCGCACTGGCCGCCGCCCGGGCCGAGACCGGGCGGCCGTCGATGATCGTGCTGCGGACGATCATCGGCTGGCCCTCGCCGAACAAGCAGAACACCGGCGCGGCCCACGGGTCGGCGCTGGGCGAGGACGAGGTCCGGGCGACCAAGGAGATCCTCGGCTTCGACCCCGACACGACCTTCGAGGTCGCCCCGGAGGTCCTCGAGCACGCCCGCCGGGTCGCGGAGCGGGGCCAGGAGGAGCACGCGAAGTGGCAGCAGGCCTTCGACGCGTGGCGCGACCACCACCCCGAGGGTGCCGCGCTGCTGGAGCGGCTGACCACCCGCACGCTGCCTGAGGGCTGGGCGGACAACCTGCCGGCCTTCGAGGCCGACCCGAAGGGCGTGGCCACCCGGAAGGCATCCGGAGAGGTCCTGGCCGCCCTGTACCCGGCCCTGCCGGAGCTGTGGGGCGGATCGGCCGACCTGGCGGAGAGCAACAACACCGCCGTCAAGGGGGAGGCTTCGTTCCTGCCCGCGGACCGGCAGACCAAGATGTGGTCGGGCGGCCCGTACGGGCGCACGCTGCACTTCGGGGTCCGCGAGCACGCCATGGGCGCGATCATGAACGGCATCGCGCTGCACGGCGGGACCCGTGTGTACGGCGGCACGTTCCTCACCTTCTCCGACTACATGCGCGGCGCGGTGCGGCTGGCCGCGCTCATGCAGCTTCCGGTCACGTACGTCTGGACGCACGACTCCATCGGGCTGGGCGAGGACGGCCCCACCCACCAGCCGGTCGAGCACTACGCGGCGCTCAGGGCCATCCCGGGCCTGGACTTCGTCCGCCCGGCCGACGCCAACGAGACGGTGGTCGCATGGCGCACCATCCTCGAGCACAACGACCGCCCGGCCGGACTCTCGCTGTCCCGGCAGAACCTGCCCGTCTTCGACCGCACACAGTTCGCGTCCGCCGAGGGAGTCGCCAGGGGCGGCTACACGCTGGCCGAGGCCTCCGGCGGCACCCCCGAGGTCATCCTCATGGCCACCGGCTCCGAGGTGCAGATCGCCGTCGCCGCCCGAGAGGCGCTGGAGGCCGACGGCATCCCGACGAGGGTCGTGTCCCTGCCGTGCTGGGAGTGGTTCGCGGCCCAGGACCGGACCTACCGCGAGCACGTGCTGCCGCCCACGGTGCGCGCCCGCGTGAGCGTCGAGGCCGGCGTGCCCATGGGCTGGCGCGAGTTCGTCGGCGACGCCGGCCGGATCGTCGGGTTGAACCACTACGGAGCCAGCGCGGCCTACACCGTGCTGTACGAGCAGTTCGGGCTCACCGCCGACGCGGTCGTCGCCGCGGCTCGCGAGAGCCTCGCCGCGGCGGAGGCGCCGCCGGTCGCCCCCACCGGCCCGGACAGCGCCGGCGTCCTGCACACCCCCACCGGCGATCGCTGA